From Pseudoleptotrichia goodfellowii, a single genomic window includes:
- the rsmI gene encoding 16S rRNA (cytidine(1402)-2'-O)-methyltransferase has product MFYVVGTPIGNLEDITFRALRILKEVDYIFAEDTRVTKKLLNHYEIEKTVYQYHEHNKFHQIENILNLLKDNKNIALVTDAGTPCISDPGFELVNEILKENIKVSGIPGPSSIITGGSISGLDMRRIAYEGFLPKKKGRQTLFNKLKEEERMIIILESPNRILKTLKDIKEYLGERYIVITRELTKIYEEVIRGNVSEIIEKLEKKPVKGEIVLFIRASEDNGIYLKKEVKGE; this is encoded by the coding sequence ATGTTTTATGTTGTCGGTACACCGATAGGTAATTTGGAAGACATAACATTCAGAGCTTTAAGGATTTTAAAAGAGGTGGATTATATATTTGCCGAAGATACGAGAGTAACAAAAAAGTTACTTAATCATTATGAAATAGAAAAGACGGTATACCAGTATCATGAACATAATAAATTTCATCAAATAGAAAATATTTTAAACTTATTGAAAGACAATAAAAATATAGCTTTGGTGACGGATGCAGGAACTCCCTGCATTTCGGATCCGGGCTTTGAACTTGTAAATGAGATATTAAAAGAAAACATAAAAGTGTCAGGCATACCGGGTCCTTCATCGATAATAACAGGTGGAAGTATTTCCGGACTTGACATGAGAAGAATTGCATACGAAGGTTTTTTACCCAAAAAAAAGGGAAGACAGACTCTTTTTAATAAACTGAAAGAAGAGGAAAGAATGATTATTATACTCGAATCTCCTAACAGGATTTTGAAAACTCTGAAGGATATAAAAGAATACTTGGGAGAAAGATATATAGTAATCACAAGAGAGCTTACAAAGATATATGAAGAAGTTATAAGAGGAAATGTTTCAGAAATTATAGAAAAACTTGAAAAAAAACCTGTTAAGGGAGAAATAGTTTTGTTTATAAGGGCATCGGAGGATAACGGAATATATTTGAAAAAAGAAGTAAAAGGAGAATAA
- the ylqF gene encoding ribosome biogenesis GTPase YlqF, with the protein MNINWYPGHMKKTKDLIVENLKIIDVVIEILDARIPLSSKNPDISKLAKNKQKIVVLNKVDLVDTKDLKKWEEYFLKNEISDYFVALSVEKGTNFNELRKITDKIYSDKLEKMKKKGLRKTEVRAMIVGIPNVGKSKFINKFVNKNKAKVGNTPGFTRGKQWIKINDKIELLDTPGVLWPKFEDENTAYNLAITGSIKDNVLPIEEVVMKFFDKLKILNKIENLVEVYNLEEYTNKEEIKDTENHKILEMLEKRLGIFKNEEHNYETVARRVLKDYRNGKTGKFFLELPEEF; encoded by the coding sequence ATGAATATAAACTGGTATCCGGGTCATATGAAAAAAACTAAGGATCTGATAGTTGAAAATCTTAAAATAATAGATGTCGTTATTGAAATACTGGATGCAAGAATACCTTTATCGAGTAAAAATCCCGATATATCAAAATTGGCTAAAAATAAACAGAAAATAGTTGTTTTAAACAAAGTTGATCTGGTTGATACTAAAGATCTGAAAAAGTGGGAAGAATATTTTCTGAAAAATGAAATATCAGATTATTTTGTTGCTCTCAGTGTAGAAAAAGGAACTAATTTTAATGAACTGAGAAAAATAACCGATAAAATTTATTCTGATAAACTCGAAAAAATGAAAAAAAAGGGACTGAGAAAAACCGAAGTAAGAGCAATGATAGTAGGGATACCCAATGTAGGAAAGTCAAAATTTATTAATAAATTTGTGAATAAAAATAAGGCTAAAGTCGGAAATACACCGGGGTTCACAAGGGGAAAACAGTGGATAAAAATAAATGATAAAATAGAGTTGCTTGATACACCGGGAGTTTTATGGCCTAAGTTTGAAGATGAGAACACAGCATATAATCTGGCGATAACAGGCTCAATAAAAGATAATGTGCTGCCGATAGAAGAAGTAGTCATGAAATTTTTTGACAAATTAAAAATATTAAACAAAATTGAAAATTTGGTAGAAGTATATAATTTGGAAGAATACACAAATAAAGAAGAGATAAAAGATACGGAAAATCATAAAATACTTGAAATGCTCGAAAAAAGATTGGGGATTTTCAAAAACGAAGAGCATAATTACGAGACAGTAGCAAGAAGAGTGCTTAAAGACTACAGAAACGGAAAAACAGGAAAATTCTTTTTGGAACTTCCTGAGGAGTTTTAG
- a CDS encoding glycosyltransferase, with translation MRVGIFTDTYRPQVNGVVSSILTLEKELRKKGHKVYIITTTDPDAPMVEPNVLRLPSMEFKPLPQYRLGMLYSSRIIKKIKRLELDIIHSQTEWGVGTFARFAAINLEIPLVHTYHTLYEYYTHYITRGHFTVPAKKLAAAISKFYCEKCNALIVPTRKVEDILYSYDVDKNMNIIPTGIELNKFYRENYTDEEIKFMRESFNIQDSDFLCVYIGRIAKEKSIDVLIDMFSKIKDETFKFMIVGRGPVVDELKNQAENLGINDRVIFAGEVPHDKVPVYYQMGDVFLNASVSETQGLTFVEAMAAKTPVNARYDLNLEDLLVKNEAGLVYKNEEEFISNIMLLKQNKELREKIIENAYNVSQDFTAEKFGERVEAVYKKTIEEYDSRESFTIFRGEKYIQQIRRWTSIKSSGRSPWSK, from the coding sequence ATGAGAGTAGGAATATTCACCGATACTTACAGACCGCAGGTAAACGGTGTTGTAAGCTCAATATTGACATTGGAGAAGGAATTAAGGAAAAAAGGTCATAAAGTTTATATTATAACAACAACAGATCCTGATGCACCTATGGTCGAGCCTAATGTGTTGAGATTGCCTAGTATGGAGTTTAAGCCTTTGCCTCAATACAGATTGGGAATGCTTTATTCATCGAGGATAATAAAAAAAATAAAAAGACTGGAACTTGATATAATACATTCACAGACAGAATGGGGAGTCGGAACATTTGCAAGATTTGCAGCAATAAATCTTGAAATCCCTCTTGTGCATACGTATCACACTCTTTATGAATATTATACCCATTATATAACGAGAGGTCATTTTACAGTACCGGCTAAAAAACTCGCAGCTGCGATAAGTAAGTTTTACTGTGAAAAATGTAATGCACTTATAGTACCTACAAGGAAAGTCGAAGATATACTCTATTCATATGATGTTGATAAAAACATGAATATAATTCCTACAGGAATAGAGCTGAATAAATTTTACAGAGAAAATTATACAGATGAAGAAATAAAATTTATGAGAGAAAGTTTTAATATACAGGATAGTGATTTTCTTTGTGTGTATATAGGAAGAATAGCAAAGGAAAAAAGTATTGATGTTTTGATAGACATGTTTTCAAAAATAAAAGATGAAACATTCAAATTTATGATAGTAGGTAGAGGACCTGTGGTTGATGAACTTAAAAATCAGGCAGAAAATCTCGGAATAAATGACAGAGTAATTTTTGCGGGAGAAGTTCCTCACGATAAAGTTCCCGTTTATTATCAGATGGGAGATGTATTCTTAAATGCAAGTGTATCGGAAACTCAGGGACTAACCTTTGTAGAAGCAATGGCTGCAAAAACTCCCGTTAATGCAAGGTATGATTTGAATCTGGAAGATTTACTGGTTAAAAATGAAGCGGGATTAGTTTATAAAAATGAAGAAGAATTTATAAGTAATATAATGTTATTAAAACAGAATAAAGAATTGAGAGAGAAAATAATAGAAAATGCTTACAATGTATCTCAGGACTTTACTGCTGAAAAGTTCGGAGAGAGAGTAGAAGCAGTCTATAAAAAAACAATAGAGGAGTATGATAGTCGTGAAAGTTTTACTATTTTCAGAGGGGAAAAATACATTCAGCAAATCAGGCGTTGGACAAGCATTAAATCATCAGGTAGAAGCCCTTGGAGCAAATAA